The DNA region CACGGTCGCCGGACGCCGCGGCCAGCAGGTCGGCGACGGCCGTGTCGGCGATCAGGCGCCCCCGGCCGATGACGACCAAGTGGTCGGCGGTGTCTTCGAGTTCACTCATGAGATGGCTGGACACGAGGACGGCTCGGCCCTCGGCGGCCAGTCGGCGCAGCAGGCCGCGGATCCACTGGATGCCCTCGGGGTCGAGGCCGTTGACCGGTTCGTCGAAGAGGAGCACGGGCGGGTCGCCGAGGAGTGCGGCGGCTATGCCGAGGCGCTGGCGCATGCCGAGCGAGTAGCCGCCGGCCCTGCGGCGGGCCGGCTGTTCCATGCCGACCTGTTCGAGGACCTCGTCGACCCTGCGCATGGGCAGGCCGTGCGAGTGGGCCAGCCAGCGCAGGTGGTCGCGGCCGCGGCGGGCCGGGTGCAGCGCGGCGGCGTCGAGCAGCGCGCCGACCTCCAACAGCGGGGTGCGCAGGGCGTGGTAGGGGCGCCCGCCGATGAGGGCGTGCCCCGTGTCGGGGGCGTCCAGACCGAGCACGGTCCGCATGGTCGTCGACTTGCCCGCCCCGTTGGGGCCGACGAAGCCGGTGACCTGGCCCGGTTCGACCGTGAAGGAGAGCCCGTCCACGGCGACGGTCTGCCCGAACCTCTTGCGGAGGTCCCGGACTTCGATGGTTGCGTCCATGCCGGCGAGGCTAGGGAACCACGGCATGGGGCGTCGTCCCGCCCGGGAGCAGTCTTCGCCGCCCCCGGCCCGGGGGACGGCATCCCCCACGCGAGGGACACG from Streptomyces sp. NBC_00258 includes:
- a CDS encoding ABC transporter ATP-binding protein, coding for MDATIEVRDLRKRFGQTVAVDGLSFTVEPGQVTGFVGPNGAGKSTTMRTVLGLDAPDTGHALIGGRPYHALRTPLLEVGALLDAAALHPARRGRDHLRWLAHSHGLPMRRVDEVLEQVGMEQPARRRAGGYSLGMRQRLGIAAALLGDPPVLLFDEPVNGLDPEGIQWIRGLLRRLAAEGRAVLVSSHLMSELEDTADHLVVIGRGRLIADTAVADLLAAASGDRVALRTSARTEAMELLARKGGTVAVTGRDTLTVTGLPPERIVALLTEAGIAFAEVGSHRATLEEAYMELTRDSTEFVSAVDGEVAR